A window of Cryptomeria japonica chromosome 3, Sugi_1.0, whole genome shotgun sequence contains these coding sequences:
- the LOC131035550 gene encoding chloride channel protein CLC-c isoform X2 — MLAFAVFGSSNLVLALLSALLCAYIAPAAAGSGIPEVKAYLNGVDAPAILAPGTLFVKIFGSIGAVSASLHVGKEGPMVHTGACIASLLSQGGSRRYHLTWRWLRYFKNDRDRRDLVTCGAAAGVAAAFRAPVGGVLFALEEAASWWRSALLWRTFFTTAVVAVVLRGLIDYCQTGHCGLFGKGGLIMFDVSSVTISYHISDLLPVIILGVFGGILGGLYNYLLDKILRVYSLINERGPLFKLILTCTVSIITSACAFGLPWLAKCIPCPEGLEESCPTIGRSGNFKKFQCEPGYYNDLASLFFNTNDDAIRNLFSSGTATEFHSSSILLFFGAVYVLGLLTYGIAVPSGLFIPVILAGATYGRLVGILMGSFTELDQGLFAVLGAASFLGGSMRMTVSLCVILLELTNNLLMLPLVMVVLLISKAVGDAFNSSIYDQIVHLKGLPFLEANAEPYMRHLTAGDVVTGPLVTFSGIEKVGNILRVLKSCTHNGFPVIDEPPFSEAPVLCGLVLRSHLVVLLKKKLFLPSQAFSSADFSQQFTYVEFAKPGSGKGIKLEEIEISADEEEMFVDLHPFTNTSPYTVVETMSLAKALMLFRQVGLRHLCVVPKSSGRPPIVGILTRHDFMAEHILGLFPNLKQSKWKRVRIRLSVFTTIMKNIPIIGNYC, encoded by the exons ATGCTAGCCTTTGCAGTATTTGGCAGCTCTAATTTGGTTTTGGCTCTCTTGTCAGCATTGCTGTGTGCTTACATTGCTCCCGCTGCAGCTGGATCTGGTATACCAGAAGTTAAGGCTTACCTTAATGGAGTGGATGCTCCTGCTATTTTGGCTCCAGGCACCTTGTTTGTGAAG ATATTTGGTAGCATTGGTGCTGTGTCTGCTTCTCTGCACGTAGGTAAGGAGGGGCCTATGGTACACACTGGTGCATGCATTGCATCACTATTGAGCCAGGGTGGCTCAAGACGTTATCATTTGACATGGAGATGGCTGCGGTATTTTAAGAATGACAGAGATAGGCGTGATTTGGTTACGTGCGGTGCTGCTGCTGGAGTTGCTGCAGCATTTCGTGCTCCGGTTGGTGGAGTTCTTTTTGCACTCGAGGAAGCAGCATCATG GTGGCGAAGTGCACTTCTTTGGAGAACATTTTTTACAACGGCAGTGGTTGCTGTAGTACTGAGAGGACTTATTGACTATTGTCAGACTGGTCACTGTGGTCTTTTTGGAAAAGGAGGCTTGATCATGTTCGATGTCAGTTCAGTGACAATATCTTATCATATCAGCGATCTGCTTCCAGTGATAATTCTTGGAGTTTTTGGTGGCATACTTGGGGGTCTTTATAACTATCTTTTGGACAAGATTCTGAGGGTTTATAGTCTCATTAATGA GAGGGGTCCCTTGTTCAAGTTGATTCTTACTTGCACTGTGTCTATTATCACATCTGCTTGTGCCTTTGGACTACCATGGCTTGCTAAATGTATACCTTGTCCTGAAGGATTGGAGGAGTCATGTCCTACAATCGGTCGTTCGGGAAATTTCAAGAAGTTCCAGTGTGAACCTGGTTATTACAATGATCTTGCAAGCTTATTTTTCAATACAAATGATGATGCAATTCGCAATCTCTTTAGTAGTGGCACAGCAACAGAGTTTCATTCCTCATCCATATTACTATTCTTCGGTGCAGTGTATGTGCTTGGACTTTTGACATATGGAATTGCAGTACCATCAGGTCTCTTCATACCTGTGATTTTGGCTGGTGCCACTTATGGTCGATTGGTTGGCATTTTAATGGGATCATTCACAGAACTGGATCAAGGGCTTTTTGCAGTGCTTGGTGCAGCTTCCTTTCTTGGTGGCTCAATGAGGATGACAGTTTCATTATGTGTAATTCTTCTGGAGTTGACTAATAATTTACTGATGCTTCCTCTAGTCATGGTGGTGCTGTTAATATCTAAGGCAGTTGGTGATGCATTTAACAGCAGCATTTATGACCAGATTGTTCACCTAAAGGGACTTCCATTCCTTGAAGCAAACGCTGAGCCTTATATGAGGCATTTAACTGCAGGTGATGTTGTTACAGGTCCTTTGGTGACATTTTCTGGAATAGAAAAGGTTGGCAATATTTTGCGGGTCTTGAAGAGCTGTACACACAATGGTTTTCCTGTAATAGACGAGCCTCCATTCTCAGAGGCACCTGTCTTATGTGGCCTTGTGCTGCGTTCACATTTAGTTGTTTTGCTGAAGAAGAAACTGTTCTTACCATCACAAGCATTTTCTAGTGCAGATTTTAGTCAGCAATTCACTTATGTTGAGTTTGCCAAGCCTGGTTCAGGGAAAGGCATCAAGCTTGAAGAAATAGAGATTAGTGCAGATGAAGAGGAAATGTTCGTTGATTTGCATCCATTTACCAATACCTCACCTTATACTGTTGTGGAGACCATGTCATTGGCAAAAGCACTGATGCTTTTTCGACAAGTTGGCTTGCGCCATCTTTGTGTGGTGCCCAAATCTTCTGGG AGACCTCCTATAGTTGGAATATTAACTAGGCATGATTTTATGGCGGAGCACATTTTGGGTCTCTTTCCTAATCTGAAGCAGAGTAAGTGGAAAAGGGTGCGCATTCGGTTATCTGTATTTACCACTATTATGAAAAATATCCCAATAATAGGTAATTACTGTTAG
- the LOC131035550 gene encoding putative chloride channel-like protein CLC-g isoform X1: MGRAIEDGEEFRDIESEEVGHGENDLHTPLLKRRGTFRGSMIDGTSQLAIVGANVSPVESLDYEIIENDLFKHDWRSRSRVQIFQYIVLKWTLAFLIGIFTGLVGFFNNLAVENIAGMKFVITSNYMLEKRYMLAFAVFGSSNLVLALLSALLCAYIAPAAAGSGIPEVKAYLNGVDAPAILAPGTLFVKIFGSIGAVSASLHVGKEGPMVHTGACIASLLSQGGSRRYHLTWRWLRYFKNDRDRRDLVTCGAAAGVAAAFRAPVGGVLFALEEAASWWRSALLWRTFFTTAVVAVVLRGLIDYCQTGHCGLFGKGGLIMFDVSSVTISYHISDLLPVIILGVFGGILGGLYNYLLDKILRVYSLINERGPLFKLILTCTVSIITSACAFGLPWLAKCIPCPEGLEESCPTIGRSGNFKKFQCEPGYYNDLASLFFNTNDDAIRNLFSSGTATEFHSSSILLFFGAVYVLGLLTYGIAVPSGLFIPVILAGATYGRLVGILMGSFTELDQGLFAVLGAASFLGGSMRMTVSLCVILLELTNNLLMLPLVMVVLLISKAVGDAFNSSIYDQIVHLKGLPFLEANAEPYMRHLTAGDVVTGPLVTFSGIEKVGNILRVLKSCTHNGFPVIDEPPFSEAPVLCGLVLRSHLVVLLKKKLFLPSQAFSSADFSQQFTYVEFAKPGSGKGIKLEEIEISADEEEMFVDLHPFTNTSPYTVVETMSLAKALMLFRQVGLRHLCVVPKSSGRPPIVGILTRHDFMAEHILGLFPNLKQSKWKRVRIRLSVFTTIMKNIPIIGNYC, encoded by the exons ATGGGCCGTGCAATTGAAGATGGAGAGGAGTTTAGAGATATTGAGAGTGAGGAAGTAGGGCATGGGGAAAATGATTTGCATACACCTCTGCTTAAGAGGAGAGGAACATTCAGAGGGTCTATGATTGATGGCACATCACAGTTAGCAATCGTTGGTGCTAATGTTTCCCCTGTGGAGAGCTTGGATTATGA GATTATTGAGAATGATCTATTCAAGCATGACTGGAGGAGTAGGTCACGGGTTCAAATCTTTCAGTACATTGTCCTCAAGTGGACTCTGGCCTTTCTGATTGGCATTTTCACTGGGCTAGTTGGGTTCTTCAACAATTTAGCAGTTGAGAACATAGCTGGGATGAAATTTGTGATCACGTCCAACTATATGCTTGAGAAAAG GTATATGCTAGCCTTTGCAGTATTTGGCAGCTCTAATTTGGTTTTGGCTCTCTTGTCAGCATTGCTGTGTGCTTACATTGCTCCCGCTGCAGCTGGATCTGGTATACCAGAAGTTAAGGCTTACCTTAATGGAGTGGATGCTCCTGCTATTTTGGCTCCAGGCACCTTGTTTGTGAAG ATATTTGGTAGCATTGGTGCTGTGTCTGCTTCTCTGCACGTAGGTAAGGAGGGGCCTATGGTACACACTGGTGCATGCATTGCATCACTATTGAGCCAGGGTGGCTCAAGACGTTATCATTTGACATGGAGATGGCTGCGGTATTTTAAGAATGACAGAGATAGGCGTGATTTGGTTACGTGCGGTGCTGCTGCTGGAGTTGCTGCAGCATTTCGTGCTCCGGTTGGTGGAGTTCTTTTTGCACTCGAGGAAGCAGCATCATG GTGGCGAAGTGCACTTCTTTGGAGAACATTTTTTACAACGGCAGTGGTTGCTGTAGTACTGAGAGGACTTATTGACTATTGTCAGACTGGTCACTGTGGTCTTTTTGGAAAAGGAGGCTTGATCATGTTCGATGTCAGTTCAGTGACAATATCTTATCATATCAGCGATCTGCTTCCAGTGATAATTCTTGGAGTTTTTGGTGGCATACTTGGGGGTCTTTATAACTATCTTTTGGACAAGATTCTGAGGGTTTATAGTCTCATTAATGA GAGGGGTCCCTTGTTCAAGTTGATTCTTACTTGCACTGTGTCTATTATCACATCTGCTTGTGCCTTTGGACTACCATGGCTTGCTAAATGTATACCTTGTCCTGAAGGATTGGAGGAGTCATGTCCTACAATCGGTCGTTCGGGAAATTTCAAGAAGTTCCAGTGTGAACCTGGTTATTACAATGATCTTGCAAGCTTATTTTTCAATACAAATGATGATGCAATTCGCAATCTCTTTAGTAGTGGCACAGCAACAGAGTTTCATTCCTCATCCATATTACTATTCTTCGGTGCAGTGTATGTGCTTGGACTTTTGACATATGGAATTGCAGTACCATCAGGTCTCTTCATACCTGTGATTTTGGCTGGTGCCACTTATGGTCGATTGGTTGGCATTTTAATGGGATCATTCACAGAACTGGATCAAGGGCTTTTTGCAGTGCTTGGTGCAGCTTCCTTTCTTGGTGGCTCAATGAGGATGACAGTTTCATTATGTGTAATTCTTCTGGAGTTGACTAATAATTTACTGATGCTTCCTCTAGTCATGGTGGTGCTGTTAATATCTAAGGCAGTTGGTGATGCATTTAACAGCAGCATTTATGACCAGATTGTTCACCTAAAGGGACTTCCATTCCTTGAAGCAAACGCTGAGCCTTATATGAGGCATTTAACTGCAGGTGATGTTGTTACAGGTCCTTTGGTGACATTTTCTGGAATAGAAAAGGTTGGCAATATTTTGCGGGTCTTGAAGAGCTGTACACACAATGGTTTTCCTGTAATAGACGAGCCTCCATTCTCAGAGGCACCTGTCTTATGTGGCCTTGTGCTGCGTTCACATTTAGTTGTTTTGCTGAAGAAGAAACTGTTCTTACCATCACAAGCATTTTCTAGTGCAGATTTTAGTCAGCAATTCACTTATGTTGAGTTTGCCAAGCCTGGTTCAGGGAAAGGCATCAAGCTTGAAGAAATAGAGATTAGTGCAGATGAAGAGGAAATGTTCGTTGATTTGCATCCATTTACCAATACCTCACCTTATACTGTTGTGGAGACCATGTCATTGGCAAAAGCACTGATGCTTTTTCGACAAGTTGGCTTGCGCCATCTTTGTGTGGTGCCCAAATCTTCTGGG AGACCTCCTATAGTTGGAATATTAACTAGGCATGATTTTATGGCGGAGCACATTTTGGGTCTCTTTCCTAATCTGAAGCAGAGTAAGTGGAAAAGGGTGCGCATTCGGTTATCTGTATTTACCACTATTATGAAAAATATCCCAATAATAGGTAATTACTGTTAG